The genomic stretch AAATGGTTTAGGAATCCGTAGCATTGAGTATTGGTCAGTAATTCAAGCCTACGTTATTATTGCGGGTGAAGTGGGCGGGGGTGATCGCTTTGCCTTATATTTATGGTCTGGCAACCCTAACGAAAATCCTGAACTCATTGACTTAACTTTTCCTGTCGATTTTCGTCCAGAATCTGTTTTATTTTATCCCCACCTCAGCGATCGCTTTCAAGTTTTAAGCGATGATGGCACAATTGTCCGAATTAATAATCAACAGTGTAAAGATGTTGATGGCAGTACTAACACTGACGCAAAGTACTTTCGGAGTATTTGGATTAAAATTGAGCCAAGCTAGGGAAACAATTGAGAAAAAACAATATAATGTTAATACCTACAGTTGAACCATCAATAATCCAAATATGATTAAATTTTGCCAGAGAAAAACTCTCTCTCTCAGGAAGTGGGTGAGAAGCCTGAGGGGGCGACAATGAAGCTAAAAAGACTATGCTGTAAGGGATTGAACATGGTAATCTGGATAAAGATGAGATATTTTCAGTTTGTATATTAATAATAATAGAAAAAGATGTTTCAACTTCCCCAAGATTATCAAGATAATTTTAAAAAGCAGTTTAATTTACCTCAATATTTAACTCTTTGTCTTTTAGTTAACTTACTCCAAAATCTTAAAACTGTTAGGTTAGAAGAAATGGCAAAACTTTTTCCTTATCCGATTAAATTAAGAAGTAGAATTAAAAAGTTACAAAGATTTCTAAGTCTGGAAAATTGGAAAATTGAAACTATCTGGTTTCCTATTTTAAAATCATGGATTATTAATAATTGGGAATCGAAAAAAGTTATCTATTTAGTAATTGATAGAACACAGTGGCAAAATATTAATATATTGATGGTAAGTTTAGTTTATAATCAAAGAGCTATTCCCATTTATTTTACATTACTAGATAAAAAAGGAAGCAGTAATTTATTAGAACAAAAACAAGTATTAGAACCGAGTATTAATTTATTAATTGAATATAAAATAATCGTTTTAGGAGATAGAGAATTTTGCTCTGTAGATTTAGCAAAGTGGTTATCACTAGAGAAACAGGTTTATTTATCTCTACGTTTAAAAAAGAGCGAATATGTCGAATTAGAATCTGATATATGGTTTCGATTAAGTGAATTAGGTTTATGTCCTGGATTCTCTGTATATTATCGAGGAATAAAAGTTACAAAAACGAAGGGATTTTCAGGAATTAATTTAGCAGCAAAGTGGAAAAAAAATTATCGAAATAAATCTAGCAAAGAGCCATGGTTTATTCTCACAAATTTAGCAAGTATGTCGGAAACAATCTCCGCTTATTCCAAAAGAATGGGCATCGAAGAAATGTTTAGAGATTTGAAATTAGGCGGTTATAATTTAGAGAGTACAAAAGTCAATAATGAACGACTAATTTCTTTAATTATACTAATAACGTTATCCTATAGTTATTCAACATTTATAGGAGAAGAAATTAAAAGAAAAGGAATAAGTGAATATCTAGTTCGTCCGACTGAAAAAGGTAGAAAATATAAAAGAAATAGTGATTTTTCTATTGGTTTAAATGCCATAAAATGGCTAAGTGAAATCTGCTTTTTCCAAGAACAATTAGAGGAGTTAACCTCTTTATTTCCTCAGAAACACTCCTATTATCGTCAAGGTATGAGGGCTATTTCCCTTATCCAATCTGCATTATGAGTGCTTTGTCGTCCCCTCAGGTGAGAAGCTCTTTTTTGCCATTTTTGTTTTAACTTCGGCAATAATTCTTTAAATACTTGTTCAAACAAAATTGATGGAAAAGTTACAAATCGGTCTTTTGAGTGGTATTTTAATCAACTCTACCAGTAATTTACTAGAATCTCCTCAGTTTCGATCGAGTATTAAAGCCTTACCAACGGAAAATGATGGATATTTATATTTACAGTGGCAACCTTTAAAACCTTACCTTGTTCAAAAATTTCCCATCGTCAAGATTGCCGAGTTAGGATTTAAACCACTATTTGATAATTTACAATCTTTAACAATCGTAAGTGAAGGTGTGGAAAGTGGGGTAAGAAAAGGTACAATTTTCTTTAATTTATCCATTTCAAAGTAGGGTTTCAACAATGTACAGTTGACAGTTGATAATTCTCAATTGGTAATATAGTTTCTTAGTCCACAACATGCACTATAGGCAATGGCGATCGCATCAACGCTGTCATCAATGGGAAGGGAAGGTAAATCAAAAATTTGTTGTAACATTTCTCCCACTTCTTTTTTAGTGGCTTTACCATTACCTAAATGAGCTTTCCAACTGGCTTGATGTAAGAAAAAAGGGGTTAATTTTGCTTCTCGATAACACACTAAGTTAATTACTCCTAAAGCCTGTAAAACTCCTCCGGCGGCTTTTATTTGTCGGC from Geminocystis sp. NIES-3709 encodes the following:
- a CDS encoding crossover junction endodeoxyribonuclease RuvC; translated protein: MIWLGIDPGLAIVGWAILEGDETIIPSIVDYGIIETDKKMPTGERLAELETDFVSIIKEFQPDAIAIEMPFFSRQIKAAGGVLQALGVINLVCYREAKLTPFFLHQASWKAHLGNGKATKKEVGEMLQQIFDLPSLPIDDSVDAIAIAYSACCGLRNYITN
- a CDS encoding IS4 family transposase yields the protein MFQLPQDYQDNFKKQFNLPQYLTLCLLVNLLQNLKTVRLEEMAKLFPYPIKLRSRIKKLQRFLSLENWKIETIWFPILKSWIINNWESKKVIYLVIDRTQWQNINILMVSLVYNQRAIPIYFTLLDKKGSSNLLEQKQVLEPSINLLIEYKIIVLGDREFCSVDLAKWLSLEKQVYLSLRLKKSEYVELESDIWFRLSELGLCPGFSVYYRGIKVTKTKGFSGINLAAKWKKNYRNKSSKEPWFILTNLASMSETISAYSKRMGIEEMFRDLKLGGYNLESTKVNNERLISLIILITLSYSYSTFIGEEIKRKGISEYLVRPTEKGRKYKRNSDFSIGLNAIKWLSEICFFQEQLEELTSLFPQKHSYYRQGMRAISLIQSAL
- a CDS encoding DUF3352 domain-containing protein; protein product: MEKLQIGLLSGILINSTSNLLESPQFRSSIKALPTENDGYLYLQWQPLKPYLVQKFPIVKIAELGFKPLFDNLQSLTIVSEGVESGVRKGTIFFNLSISK